In the genome of Candoia aspera isolate rCanAsp1 chromosome 1, rCanAsp1.hap2, whole genome shotgun sequence, one region contains:
- the STMN4 gene encoding stathmin-4 isoform X1, whose amino-acid sequence MTLAAYKEKMKELPLVSLFCSCFLSDPLNKPSYKYEVDTVDLTWCVISDMEVIELNKRTSGQSFEVILKPPSFDGIPEFNASLPRRRDPSLEEIQKKLEAAEERRKYQEAELLKHLAGKREHEREVIQKAIEENNNFIKTAKERLMQKMESNKENREAHLAAMLERLQEKDKHAEEVRKNKELKEEASR is encoded by the exons ATGACACTGGCAG cctacaaagaaaaaatgaaagagctCCCCCTGGTGTCCCTCTTCTGTTCCTGCTTCCTCTCAGACCCTTTAAATAAACCATCTTATAAATATGAAG TAGACACTGTAGACTTGACCTGGTGTGTCATATCTGACATGGAGGTCATTGAGCTCAACAAGCGCACCTCAGGACAATCCTTTGAAGTTATCCTTAAGCCACCATCTTTCGATGGAATCCCTGAATTCAATGCCTCCTTGCCTCGACGGCGTGACCCTTCATTGGAGGAGATCCAGAAGAAGCTAGAAGCTGCTGAGGAGCGGCGTAAG TACCAGGAAGCAGAACTCCTGAAGCATCTGGCAGGGAAACGGGAACATGAACGGGAGGTCATCCAGAAAGCCATTGAGGAGAACAACAATTTCATCAAAACTGCCAAGGAGAGGCTGATGCAGAAAATGGAGTCTAACAAGGAGAACCGAGAGGCACATTTAGCTGCTATGTTGGAACGTCTGCAGGAGAAG gataaGCATGCTGAGGAGGTCCGGAAGAACAAGGAATTAAAGGAAGAGGCCTCAAGGTAA
- the STMN4 gene encoding stathmin-4 isoform X2: protein MTLAAYKEKMKELPLVSLFCSCFLSDPLNKPSYKYEDTVDLTWCVISDMEVIELNKRTSGQSFEVILKPPSFDGIPEFNASLPRRRDPSLEEIQKKLEAAEERRKYQEAELLKHLAGKREHEREVIQKAIEENNNFIKTAKERLMQKMESNKENREAHLAAMLERLQEKDKHAEEVRKNKELKEEASR, encoded by the exons ATGACACTGGCAG cctacaaagaaaaaatgaaagagctCCCCCTGGTGTCCCTCTTCTGTTCCTGCTTCCTCTCAGACCCTTTAAATAAACCATCTTATAAATATGAAG ACACTGTAGACTTGACCTGGTGTGTCATATCTGACATGGAGGTCATTGAGCTCAACAAGCGCACCTCAGGACAATCCTTTGAAGTTATCCTTAAGCCACCATCTTTCGATGGAATCCCTGAATTCAATGCCTCCTTGCCTCGACGGCGTGACCCTTCATTGGAGGAGATCCAGAAGAAGCTAGAAGCTGCTGAGGAGCGGCGTAAG TACCAGGAAGCAGAACTCCTGAAGCATCTGGCAGGGAAACGGGAACATGAACGGGAGGTCATCCAGAAAGCCATTGAGGAGAACAACAATTTCATCAAAACTGCCAAGGAGAGGCTGATGCAGAAAATGGAGTCTAACAAGGAGAACCGAGAGGCACATTTAGCTGCTATGTTGGAACGTCTGCAGGAGAAG gataaGCATGCTGAGGAGGTCCGGAAGAACAAGGAATTAAAGGAAGAGGCCTCAAGGTAA